One segment of Cetobacterium sp. NK01 DNA contains the following:
- a CDS encoding DJ-1 family glyoxalase III: MNKKIFVMLANGFELIEAMSPVDVLRRAGLNVVTVSTMENTLEVESAQKVKVIADINISDINVGEGVMVVIPGGFPGYVNLRSDSRVVEIVKEYLNSNDKFVGAICGGPTTLGINGLIGDYKFTCHTSVKEEMGSDNYMHLDVVVDKNLITSPGAGKSVEFGLALAKVFVDDEVITKVKKGMELI; the protein is encoded by the coding sequence ATGAACAAGAAAATTTTTGTTATGTTAGCTAATGGATTTGAACTGATTGAAGCAATGTCACCAGTAGACGTTTTAAGAAGAGCAGGACTTAATGTGGTTACTGTATCTACTATGGAAAACACTTTAGAAGTTGAGTCAGCTCAAAAAGTAAAGGTTATTGCTGATATAAATATTTCTGATATTAACGTAGGAGAGGGAGTAATGGTTGTTATACCTGGTGGATTCCCTGGATATGTTAACTTAAGAAGCGATTCAAGAGTTGTTGAGATTGTTAAGGAATATTTAAATAGTAACGATAAGTTTGTTGGAGCTATCTGTGGTGGACCAACAACTTTAGGAATAAATGGATTAATTGGAGATTATAAATTTACTTGCCACACATCTGTTAAAGAGGAAATGGGAAGCGATAACTATATGCATTTAGATGTTGTAGTTGATAAAAATTTAATAACTTCTCCAGGAGCTGGAAAATCTGTTGAGTTTGGATTAGCTTTAGCTAAAGTTTTTGTAGATGATGAAGTTATAACTAAAGTTAAAAAAGGAATGGAACTTATATAA